The Nitrospirota bacterium genomic sequence TGGAGGCGAATCCAGTCGCTCTTCTGGTAGTGGCGGGGAGATGGAAAGAGAAGTCATACAGTCCGACAGGTTCGCCGATCTCGCCGCCGATATTCTTGACCGGGCCAGGCGTTGCGGGGCGACGGAAGCGGATGTCCTGGTGGCCGATGGGGAGACGTTGTCGATCCAGGTCCGGCTGGGAGCCGTGGACCGCTTGACCAAGGCCAGGGAGAAGCGCTTGGGGCTCAGGGTCTTTTTCGGGAAACGGTCGGCCAGTTCGTCCACGTCGGACTTCTCGCGGGAGTCGCTGGACCGGTTCGTGCGGGACACGTGTGAGCTGGCGCAGGCGGTCGTCGAAGACACGCTGTCCGGCCTGCCGGCTGCGGATCTCATGGCGAAGGATGTGCCCGATCTGGACCTGTACGATCCCACGAAACTGCAGACCGATGTCCAGATCGAACTGGCGCGACGGGCGGAAGCCGCCGCGTTTGCCGTGGACACGCGAGTGACGAATTCGGAAGGGGCGGAGTTCGATTCCTCGTCCGGGCGCATCGTGCTGGCGAACAGTCACGGGTTCGTGGGCGAGTACCGAAGCTCCAGCTTCTCGCTGTCGGTGTCGCCGATCGCGACGGAGCCGGGTTCCGGCGCCATGCAGCGCGATGCCTGGTACAGCGTGCAGCGGAAGTTCGCCAAGCTGGACAGCCCGGAGACGATCGGACAGGAGGCGGCCCGCCGTGCGGTACGGCGATTGGGGGCGAAGAAGGTCGCTACCCGTCGGGCGCCGGTCATCTTCGACCAGGAAACGGCGGGCAGTCTGTTGGGCAACCTCTGCAGCGCCGCCTCCGGCTATGCCATTTATAAAGGAGCCTCCTTCTTGGCGGGATATCTCGGCAAGCCACTCGCGCCGGATTTCGTGACCGTCTACGACGACGGCCGGATGCCGGGCGGGCTGGGGTCGCGTCCGTTCGACGGAGAAGGGCTGCCGACGAGAAAGACCACTGTGGTCGAACGAGGCGTTCTGAAGAGCTATCTTCTGGACACCTATTCGGGCAAAAAGCTCGGACTGGCTTCCACCGGCAACGCCTCGCGCAGCGTCGGCGAAAGTCCGTCGGTCGGGCCGACCAATTTTTACCTGGTGCCGGGAACCAAGAGTCCGGAAGAACTCATCGCTTCGGTGCGCCAGGGCCTCTACGTAACGGAACTGATCGGCTTCGGCGTCAACATGGTGACTGGGGACTACTCGCGCGGCGTGTGCGGGTTTTGGATCGAACGCGGGGAACTGGCCTATCCGGTCGAGGAAATCACCATCGCCGGGAATTTGAAGCAGATGTTCGCAGACATCGAGATGATCGGGAGCGATCTGGTCTTTCGCGGCCGCATCGCCAGCCCGACGATCAAAATTGCGGAGATGACGATCGCGGGGAATTAGCCGGTAGCGAATAGCTGATAGCAAGTCGCAAATCGCCTCAAACGCACAGCTTCTTGCTGTTGGCGGCTGGCTGTTCGCTGTTCGCTCTTCAGGAGGTGAGTTATGGTTGAGATCAAAGACATGATGGTGCAGTATCGGAGCGACGGCGTGACGGTGCGGGCGTATCTCGTGGGTCCGCAGACCAAGGAAAAGCGGCCCGCCGTCATCGTCGTCCAGGAATGGTGGGGGTTGAACGACCATATCAAGGACGTCGCGCGCCGGTTCGCGGCGGAAGGCTATGTCGCGATCGCGCCGGATCTCTATTCGCGGTTCCAGAACGAGGTCGTGCCGAACAGCAATCCCAAACGCGCGGGAGAGTTGATGGGTCAGTTGAAACAGGAAGACGGCCTGAAAGATCTGAATGCCACGGTGGCGTATCTCAAAAGCGTGCCGGAGGTCGATCCTGCCCGGATCGGGGTCATCGGGTTCTGCATGGGCGGCTCCTATGCGCTGATGCTTCCCTGCGTCAATCACGAGATCAAGGCTGCGGTCCCCTTCTACGGGCAGGTGCCGAATCCGGACACGCCGCTGCAGAAGCTGGCCTGCCCGGTGCTCTATATCTATGGAGAAGAAGACGGGTGGATCACCAAGGCCGACGTGCAGCGGTTGGCCGCCGCTCTCAAAAAGTACAACAGGCCGGGCGAGATCAAGACCTATCCCGGCGCGCCGCACGCGTTCTTCAACGATACGCGGAAGGATGTGTACAAGCCGGCGGAGGCCAAGGATGCCTGGACGCGCACGCTGGCGTTTTTCAAACAACATTTGAAGAGCGCGTAGCTCGTAGCTGATAGCGAATAGCTTAGGGCTACTCGCTGTCCGGTATGCGCTGTTTGCTAAGGAGAGTAATGGCTCTGAATGCGGAAGACGGGAAAAAAATGCTGCAAATGATTACGTCGCGCTACGACGACCGGCATTGGCGCAAGAAGATCGAGAAAACCTTGAGCCTGCCGCAGTCGGGCGTGAGCGATGAGGCGCAGCGGCAGATCTTCATGTACCTGAAGCTCGGCCTCAAGGCGTACAAGTCCCGCCGCGCCGATCCGGATACGTGGATCGTGGGCGGGTATGCGACGAAAGAAGTCATCGACCGGGCGAAGTTCCAGCCGCAGCAGGTGGGCCCGTCGATCACGAAGGAGGACGTGGCCTATCTCGGTGTGGACCCGGGGCCCGAGGTGGACGAAGCCTGGTGGGAGGACATGCTCGTCAACTGGTTCGAGGAGCCCGAAGAGGAGAAGAAGGAAGAAGCCGCCGAGGAAGGAGAAACGACCGACAAAAAAACCGACCAGCCTGCCGCCCAAACGCCGAAGGATCCCGCCAAAGCCTGAAAAGCTTAAAGCAACTCCCCGTCTCGCTTCCTCGCAACCGCTCCTCTCCCGGGGTGCCCATTGCCGGGGGACCCACTGCTCGGGTACCCGTTGCTCCCGATTACAGCGGGTGAATGCATGGGGTCGCCATTGCAATGGGCCATGGAGAGGATGAAGGTGAGGGGATGCTTACTTATGATCCGAACAGGTCCATCTGCTGGACCTGCGAGGGCGGTTCGATATGCAGCGCCCCGGTGCCAGGAGCGGAATCGGCCTCGGTCGCCGGTTGCTCCCGGCTGTGGCGGTCGAGAAATTCCTTCAGTTTCTTGAAATCCTCGCGCAACGGCGCAAGCAGCCCGCCCTGGTGCAGGGCGGCGGCCGGGTGGAGCAGGGGGAAGATCACGAAATCCTTCTGGTAGAACGCCTGCCCGCGCACTTTGGTAATGCCCACCTTCCGTTCCAGCAACGTCTGCGTCGCCCAATTCCCCAACGTGCAGACCAGCTTCGGCTTAATCAGACTGATCTGCTGCATCAGGAACGGTTTGCAGGTCTCGACCTCGTCGGGTTCGGGATCGCGATTGTTGGGCGGCCGACACTTGATGACGTTGGCGATATAAATGTCCAACCGCGACAGCCCGGCCGAGGCCAGCAACTCGTTCAGCAATTTCCCCGCCGCCCCCACGAACGGCTCGCCCTGCTGATCTTCGTAAAACCCCGGTGCCTCGCCCACGAACATGATCGTCGCGTGCGGGTTCCCGACGCCGAAGACCACCTGGGTGCGGCCCAGCTTCGAGAGCTTGCAGCGCTGGCAGTTGTGCAAAGATCGGGCGAGTTCCTGGAGCGTCATCGATGCATTGTCTGGGGGAGCGGCTCAATAAAACATCGGAGGCATCATAGGCAGTCATGCAAGGCTTGTCAATGCGACACAAGGCCTTGTCGGGGGCGCGTCCGCCGAGACATCCCATACGACGGTGGCCCAAAAAAGAGGCTTGACAGCCGGCGCGGCGTTCCCCTAGAGTCGCCGGCCTCATCACTTAGGAATGCTAAATAATACTCCTAAAATGTAGGAAAAGGCTGACACGTGAACGATCAGTTGGAACGCACCTCCGAACCGCTGAGTAACCGAGTGGTGGCCGGCCTGCAAAAAATCGGGCTGGCCATGAAGAGCCGTGCCTGGAAAGAGGCCAATCGCCGCAAGGTCACGCCTCTGCAGGGACAGACCCTGGCATTGCTGCGCATGCGGTTCGGCGACGAAGCGACCATGTCAGCTTTGGCGCAAGAGCTGGCGGTCGCGCTCCCCACCGCGTCCGACGTCATCCGGACGTTGGAAGAAAAGGGGTGGGTGCGCAAGAGCCGGTCGAAGGCGGACCGGCGCGTCAGGACCGTCAGGCTGACCGCCGCAGGCATGCGCAAAGCGGACAAAGGCGCCGGCTGGCCGGATTTTCTCGCCGCCGCCGCGGATCAACTGCCCGTTGCGGAACAAGAGTCGTTGCTGCGGATCCTGGTCAAGATGATCCGGACGCTGCAGGAGCGGAACGAGATCCCGGTCGCGCGCATGTGTGTCACCTGCCGCTACTTCCGGCCTCGCGTGTACGCCGATCCGGAACGGCCGCACCATTGCGCCTACGTGAACGCACCGTTCGGCGATCGGCTGCTGCGGATCGACTGCGCCGAGCATGCGCCGGCGGCGAAAGCCCAGGCGGAGCGAAATTGGAAAACCTTCACACAGGAGTCCACACCATGAGTGAACAACGACCGCCATGGGCGGAGCGCCTGGATGTGCCCGCGCGAGGGGAGCGGCAATCGATCCAGCGCCTGGTTCGGTACGAATATCGGACCCCGGGCGACGCGCTTGGCGCGGAACCTCGTCGGGAAGGCACGGGACTGACCATCAATGTCGGGGACGGCGGCCTGTGCCTGCTTTTGGATTGGGCGCCGACCGTAGGCAACATCCTGCGCCTCGCCATCTCGCCGCCGGAGCCGCCGCTTCTTTCACCCCGCCAGGCGGAAGTGCGGTGGGTCAGCCCGTTACCTCTCGCCTGCGACAACATCTACCTGGTGGGGATGAAGTTTAGATGATGAAGGCAGGGGTTGAGGAATGAACGAATGTCACGCCAACGGTGCACGTGTTCCTGTCTCGCACGGTGAAAGCTCGCCCAAGTGGCTATCCGTATGTATCTTTCTGACCCGTCGTGAACGGGAAATCCTCCAATTGTTGGAAGAAGGCTTGAGCAACAAGGACGTTGCAGTCAGGCTCGAGATCGAAGTGCAAACGGTGAAGAATCATGTGCGGCAGGTCTTCGTCAAACTGGGTGTGAAGAGGAGGAGAGAAGCCGTCCGGTATCCGCCAGAACACCGGGGCCTTGTACATTTCTGAGCATGATCTGATCGCGAATCCTTCCCGC encodes the following:
- a CDS encoding TldD/PmbA family protein, encoding MEREVIQSDRFADLAADILDRARRCGATEADVLVADGETLSIQVRLGAVDRLTKAREKRLGLRVFFGKRSASSSTSDFSRESLDRFVRDTCELAQAVVEDTLSGLPAADLMAKDVPDLDLYDPTKLQTDVQIELARRAEAAAFAVDTRVTNSEGAEFDSSSGRIVLANSHGFVGEYRSSSFSLSVSPIATEPGSGAMQRDAWYSVQRKFAKLDSPETIGQEAARRAVRRLGAKKVATRRAPVIFDQETAGSLLGNLCSAASGYAIYKGASFLAGYLGKPLAPDFVTVYDDGRMPGGLGSRPFDGEGLPTRKTTVVERGVLKSYLLDTYSGKKLGLASTGNASRSVGESPSVGPTNFYLVPGTKSPEELIASVRQGLYVTELIGFGVNMVTGDYSRGVCGFWIERGELAYPVEEITIAGNLKQMFADIEMIGSDLVFRGRIASPTIKIAEMTIAGN
- a CDS encoding dienelactone hydrolase family protein: MVEIKDMMVQYRSDGVTVRAYLVGPQTKEKRPAVIVVQEWWGLNDHIKDVARRFAAEGYVAIAPDLYSRFQNEVVPNSNPKRAGELMGQLKQEDGLKDLNATVAYLKSVPEVDPARIGVIGFCMGGSYALMLPCVNHEIKAAVPFYGQVPNPDTPLQKLACPVLYIYGEEDGWITKADVQRLAAALKKYNRPGEIKTYPGAPHAFFNDTRKDVYKPAEAKDAWTRTLAFFKQHLKSA
- a CDS encoding uracil-DNA glycosylase codes for the protein MTLQELARSLHNCQRCKLSKLGRTQVVFGVGNPHATIMFVGEAPGFYEDQQGEPFVGAAGKLLNELLASAGLSRLDIYIANVIKCRPPNNRDPEPDEVETCKPFLMQQISLIKPKLVCTLGNWATQTLLERKVGITKVRGQAFYQKDFVIFPLLHPAAALHQGGLLAPLREDFKKLKEFLDRHSREQPATEADSAPGTGALHIEPPSQVQQMDLFGS
- a CDS encoding MarR family winged helix-turn-helix transcriptional regulator encodes the protein MNDQLERTSEPLSNRVVAGLQKIGLAMKSRAWKEANRRKVTPLQGQTLALLRMRFGDEATMSALAQELAVALPTASDVIRTLEEKGWVRKSRSKADRRVRTVRLTAAGMRKADKGAGWPDFLAAAADQLPVAEQESLLRILVKMIRTLQERNEIPVARMCVTCRYFRPRVYADPERPHHCAYVNAPFGDRLLRIDCAEHAPAAKAQAERNWKTFTQESTP
- a CDS encoding PilZ domain-containing protein; translated protein: MSEQRPPWAERLDVPARGERQSIQRLVRYEYRTPGDALGAEPRREGTGLTINVGDGGLCLLLDWAPTVGNILRLAISPPEPPLLSPRQAEVRWVSPLPLACDNIYLVGMKFR
- a CDS encoding helix-turn-helix transcriptional regulator, whose product is MNECHANGARVPVSHGESSPKWLSVCIFLTRREREILQLLEEGLSNKDVAVRLEIEVQTVKNHVRQVFVKLGVKRRREAVRYPPEHRGLVHF